Proteins found in one Paenibacillus borealis genomic segment:
- a CDS encoding acetate/propionate family kinase → MNILVINSGSSSLKYQLYNMTDESVLAKGLVERIGMDSSILNHKPTGKQEVTEVSEILEHNTAIRKVLACLTDKEHGVIASTDEINAVGHRVVHGGEFFKASALVDADAKTKIRQLFDLAPLHNPAAMMGITATEINMPGVPQVVVFDTAFHQTMPEKAYMYAIPRVLYNKYKVRRYGAHGTSHDFVSKAAADYLDRPLGELKIITCHIGNGASVTAVAGGVSVDTSMGMTPLEGLMMGTRSGDLDPAIVPYVMNKEELSVGEVNSMLNKHSGLLAISGVSSDMRDIIDGAEKGEANSTLAFEMYEYRLRKYIGSYAAAMNGVDVIVFTAGVGENASLLREKVLNNLTFLGIELDAEANKVRSGDPRRISTAGSKVQVLVVPTNEELVIARDTYSIVQGING, encoded by the coding sequence ATGAATATCTTAGTTATTAACTCCGGCAGTTCTTCATTGAAATACCAGCTGTACAATATGACAGATGAATCTGTACTTGCCAAAGGTCTGGTAGAACGTATCGGAATGGATTCCTCCATTCTGAACCACAAGCCAACCGGCAAACAGGAAGTAACCGAAGTAAGCGAAATTCTCGAACACAACACGGCAATCCGTAAAGTGCTTGCTTGTCTGACTGACAAGGAACATGGTGTAATTGCCTCCACCGACGAGATCAATGCCGTAGGACACCGAGTAGTACACGGGGGAGAATTCTTCAAGGCTTCCGCACTTGTAGATGCAGATGCGAAGACGAAGATCCGCCAGCTGTTTGACCTTGCGCCGCTGCATAACCCGGCTGCTATGATGGGGATTACAGCGACTGAAATTAATATGCCGGGTGTGCCTCAGGTAGTTGTATTCGACACTGCCTTCCACCAGACGATGCCTGAGAAGGCTTATATGTATGCCATTCCGAGAGTGCTGTACAACAAATATAAAGTCCGCCGCTATGGCGCGCATGGTACCTCCCATGATTTCGTCAGCAAAGCTGCTGCAGATTATCTGGACCGTCCGCTGGGTGAACTGAAGATTATCACTTGCCACATCGGTAACGGTGCCAGCGTGACTGCAGTTGCTGGCGGCGTGTCGGTGGATACTTCCATGGGTATGACTCCGCTGGAAGGCCTGATGATGGGTACACGCAGCGGTGACCTTGACCCGGCAATTGTTCCTTATGTGATGAACAAGGAAGAACTGTCTGTCGGTGAAGTGAACTCCATGCTGAACAAGCACAGCGGACTGCTGGCTATTTCTGGCGTTAGCAGTGACATGCGTGATATTATTGACGGTGCGGAGAAAGGCGAGGCTAATTCTACACTTGCTTTTGAAATGTATGAGTACCGTTTGCGTAAATACATCGGTTCTTACGCAGCTGCCATGAACGGCGTAGATGTAATCGTGTTTACTGCCGGTGTGGGCGAGAATGCTTCCCTGCTGCGTGAAAAAGTACTGAACAATCTTACGTTCCTCGGAATCGAACTGGATGCAGAAGCTAACAAGGTCCGCTCCGGCGATCCGCGCCGCATCTCTACGGCTGGTTCCAAGGTTCAGGTGCTTGTGGTTCCGACAAACGAAGAGCTTGTCATTGCACGTGATACTTACAGTATTGTGCAAGGAATTAACGGCTAA
- a CDS encoding 3-hydroxyacyl-CoA dehydrogenase family protein, translating to MNFKKIGVIGGGTMGQGIAEMLAAKGLDVMLVEKTAERLNYSYEMIETSLDKQLEKWAITQAEKKLILSRIQKVTHFAELSSCDMVIETIVEDLEAKQKVFNQLDQVCPSHIILASNTSTLSLTELASSTMYPERVIGMHFIHPVGKVDLVEIVRGLKTSDSTFEDTKTFVDEIVEKKGVMIYESPGFVSSRLICLFINEAMHVLQEGVASPEDIDDAMRIGYQFQNGPLEMADRFGLDSVLAALENMFREYGELKYRPSTILKKMVRAGQLGAKSGEGFFKYDKDGDRV from the coding sequence ATGAATTTTAAAAAGATCGGTGTCATCGGCGGTGGCACAATGGGACAAGGGATTGCTGAAATGCTGGCAGCCAAGGGCCTGGATGTAATGCTGGTGGAGAAAACTGCAGAAAGACTGAACTACTCCTACGAAATGATCGAGACGAGTCTCGACAAACAGCTGGAGAAATGGGCCATTACCCAAGCGGAGAAGAAACTGATTCTTAGCCGTATCCAAAAAGTGACACATTTTGCTGAACTGAGCTCCTGCGATATGGTTATTGAGACCATCGTAGAAGATCTGGAAGCGAAGCAGAAGGTATTCAATCAGCTCGATCAGGTGTGTCCGAGCCACATTATCCTTGCCAGCAACACGTCAACTTTAAGCTTGACTGAGCTTGCAAGCTCGACAATGTATCCGGAGCGCGTAATCGGCATGCACTTCATACATCCTGTAGGCAAGGTTGATCTGGTTGAAATCGTGCGCGGACTGAAAACTTCCGACAGCACTTTTGAAGACACCAAAACCTTTGTTGACGAGATCGTTGAGAAAAAAGGCGTAATGATCTATGAATCCCCGGGATTTGTAAGTTCACGTCTCATTTGTCTGTTCATCAACGAGGCAATGCACGTTCTACAGGAAGGTGTCGCTTCTCCTGAAGATATTGACGATGCTATGCGCATCGGCTACCAGTTCCAGAATGGGCCTCTGGAGATGGCAGACCGTTTCGGTCTGGATTCCGTTCTTGCTGCACTTGAGAATATGTTCCGTGAATACGGCGAACTCAAGTATCGTCCATCTACAATTCTTAAGAAGATGGTACGTGCAGGACAACTGGGTGCGAAATCAGGCGAAGGCTTCTTCAAGTATGACAAGGATGGTGACCGTGTATGA
- a CDS encoding AAA family ATPase, giving the protein MPKYWKEVLAGFVPVMLIFMVFVGINIFPVIIAFGMVVALLFIAHARGGLTVNAGADKKRKKNGPSKLTFEEIGGQDNAKQELREALDFLIRHEEISKFGIRPLKGILLTGPPGTGKTLMAKAAAHYTNSVFVAASGSEFVEMYVGVGAGRVRDLFKDARTRALKENKQSAIIFIDEIDVIGGKREGGQQREYDQTLNQLLTEMDGIYNNETPRILLVAATNRKEMLDSALLRPGRFDRHIQVDMPDKKGRKSILDLHAKNKPLHETVSLDKIAEEAYGFSGAQLESVMNEAAIYMMRENLTQVEQRHLSMAIDKVMMGEKTDRETNHEEKQRVAIHELGHAIMAELLRPGSVSQVTLTPRGQALGYVRHNPQTEQYLYTKDYLENQIMIALGGAAAEEMYYGGRSTGSRGDFDQALNIVETMMKSGLTSLGIANLQMVTTEELMKENSKILDELMVRTNDLLNKQRNVFDYSLDILMKEEVLSGEQFRCQFRDSVLLPA; this is encoded by the coding sequence ATGCCTAAGTATTGGAAAGAAGTCCTGGCCGGATTTGTTCCGGTGATGCTGATTTTTATGGTTTTTGTCGGGATTAATATTTTCCCTGTAATTATTGCCTTCGGCATGGTTGTTGCCCTCCTGTTTATTGCCCACGCCCGCGGCGGTCTGACGGTGAATGCAGGCGCAGATAAGAAACGCAAGAAGAATGGCCCGTCCAAGCTTACTTTTGAAGAAATCGGCGGCCAGGACAACGCTAAGCAGGAGCTGCGGGAAGCACTGGACTTCCTGATCCGGCATGAAGAAATCAGTAAATTTGGGATTCGCCCGCTGAAGGGGATTCTGCTGACAGGCCCTCCGGGAACCGGGAAGACGCTGATGGCCAAGGCTGCCGCACATTATACCAACTCTGTTTTTGTGGCTGCATCAGGCAGTGAGTTTGTGGAAATGTATGTCGGTGTCGGTGCCGGACGTGTCCGCGACTTGTTCAAGGATGCCCGCACGCGTGCGCTTAAGGAAAATAAGCAAAGCGCCATTATTTTTATCGATGAGATTGATGTGATCGGCGGCAAGCGTGAAGGCGGACAGCAGCGGGAATATGACCAGACGCTTAATCAGCTGCTGACCGAGATGGACGGGATTTACAACAATGAAACCCCGCGCATTCTGCTGGTAGCGGCAACGAACCGCAAGGAAATGCTTGACTCTGCACTGCTGCGTCCGGGCCGGTTCGACCGTCACATCCAGGTTGACATGCCGGACAAGAAAGGCCGCAAGTCAATTCTCGATCTGCATGCCAAGAACAAACCGCTGCATGAAACGGTAAGTTTGGATAAAATCGCCGAGGAAGCTTATGGCTTCTCGGGTGCACAGCTGGAAAGCGTAATGAACGAAGCGGCGATTTACATGATGCGTGAGAATCTGACCCAGGTAGAGCAACGTCATCTGTCTATGGCCATTGACAAAGTGATGATGGGTGAGAAGACCGACCGGGAAACGAATCATGAGGAGAAACAGCGGGTAGCGATTCATGAGCTGGGACATGCTATTATGGCTGAACTGCTTCGTCCGGGAAGCGTTAGCCAGGTGACCCTGACTCCGCGCGGACAAGCTCTCGGGTATGTACGACATAATCCGCAGACCGAGCAGTATCTGTACACGAAGGATTATCTGGAGAATCAGATCATGATTGCCCTGGGCGGAGCAGCTGCCGAAGAGATGTATTACGGCGGACGCAGTACCGGTTCACGCGGAGACTTTGACCAGGCGCTGAATATAGTGGAGACGATGATGAAGTCAGGACTTACCTCCCTCGGGATCGCGAATCTGCAAATGGTAACCACTGAAGAGCTGATGAAAGAGAATAGTAAAATTCTGGATGAGCTGATGGTCCGCACGAATGACCTGCTTAATAAGCAAAGAAATGTATTTGATTACTCTCTTGACATTTTAATGAAGGAAGAAGTTCTCTCCGGAGAGCAATTTCGTTGTCAATTTCGTGACAGTGTCCTTTTACCGGCATAA
- a CDS encoding aminoglycoside adenylyltransferase domain-containing protein translates to MEILAYLDQAVTLFKEEMGANLSGIYLHGSLAMGCFHPDKSDIDLLIVVHDKLPVEVSRKLAKKVIAYHDSLPNRRGIELTVVLKKYLKNFVHPAPFEFHFSDFHLDRYRNDENYLCGGYEDRDLAAQFAVVYQRGFILYGEPIREAFLPVDRQYYLDSILGDIGDAAQQIIDSPVYYTLNLCRVLYFVREEVVSSKKEGGEWGLQHLPSSYHGLLKHCLEEYSGVASDSSYDPELLIDFAEYMAGEIRQHQAKV, encoded by the coding sequence TTGGAAATTCTAGCCTATTTAGATCAGGCGGTAACGTTGTTCAAAGAGGAAATGGGGGCGAATTTGTCCGGGATTTATCTGCACGGTTCGCTGGCCATGGGCTGCTTTCATCCGGATAAAAGTGATATTGATCTGCTGATTGTCGTACACGACAAGCTTCCTGTAGAGGTTAGCCGGAAACTGGCCAAGAAAGTGATAGCTTATCACGACAGTCTGCCGAACCGGCGCGGGATTGAGCTAACTGTTGTACTGAAGAAATATCTGAAGAATTTTGTGCATCCGGCACCTTTTGAGTTTCATTTCTCGGACTTTCATCTGGACCGCTACAGAAATGATGAGAATTATTTATGCGGCGGTTATGAGGACAGGGATCTTGCGGCTCAATTTGCCGTCGTCTATCAGCGGGGATTTATTTTGTACGGTGAACCTATCCGCGAAGCGTTTCTGCCGGTAGACCGCCAATACTACCTGGATTCTATCCTAGGTGATATCGGAGATGCGGCTCAGCAAATCATAGATTCTCCTGTGTACTACACACTGAATTTGTGCCGGGTGCTGTATTTTGTGCGGGAAGAAGTAGTGTCTTCCAAAAAGGAAGGCGGGGAGTGGGGCCTGCAGCATTTGCCGTCCAGCTATCACGGGCTGCTGAAGCACTGCCTTGAAGAATATAGCGGTGTGGCGAGTGACAGTAGTTACGACCCGGAGTTATTAATTGATTTTGCAGAATATATGGCCGGCGAAATCAGACAGCACCAAGCCAAAGTGTAA
- a CDS encoding DUF5590 domain-containing protein — MLKKRRKWLPLGISLVLLLLFGLSQFYAYIMKDQWNERSEAKEIARARAGLTEISKAQKSVWDENAIYWVLTGKNDAGTEMMVWVRFTREGQPAGGENDLYAEELSKGTSEAQIRDIIADQLPGITIKRLLPGVYNGEYAWQLFYKKDGRFYYSFYRFTDGSAIGEGYSLPNR, encoded by the coding sequence ATGTTGAAGAAGAGGAGAAAATGGCTTCCGCTGGGGATCTCCCTGGTTCTGCTCCTTCTGTTCGGACTAAGCCAGTTCTATGCCTACATTATGAAGGATCAGTGGAACGAGCGGAGTGAAGCCAAAGAGATTGCCAGAGCACGGGCCGGCTTAACTGAGATATCCAAAGCACAGAAATCCGTCTGGGATGAAAATGCGATTTACTGGGTGCTTACCGGAAAAAATGATGCAGGGACTGAAATGATGGTTTGGGTCCGCTTTACCAGGGAAGGCCAGCCTGCCGGAGGCGAAAATGATTTATACGCGGAGGAGCTCAGCAAAGGGACTTCTGAGGCGCAAATCCGTGATATTATAGCTGACCAGCTTCCGGGTATTACGATTAAGCGGCTGCTGCCCGGAGTATATAATGGAGAATATGCCTGGCAGCTGTTTTACAAAAAGGACGGCAGGTTCTATTACAGCTTCTATCGTTTCACAGACGGCAGTGCTATCGGTGAAGGGTATAGCCTGCCCAACCGGTAA
- a CDS encoding amidohydrolase: protein MSSNKTIIKDGRFLVPGSDKPVLNGYMTIENDLITYIGEAKPVIEEDARVIDGSRLLFMPGLVNTHGHAAMSLLRGYGDDMVLQAWLQEKMWPMEEKFTGEDVYWGTSLSVLEMLKGGTTTFLDMYDHMDRVAEVTEQSGIRGVLMRGVIGLCPEEVQNHKLAEAIAFARNWHGKADGRITAMLSPHAPYTCPPEFFMKFVQAAHDLDLPMHTHMSETRHEVEQNVADYGLRPVAHLEKLGMFTRPSLIAHGVHLNDEEIEILARHNVGVSHNPGSNLKLASGVARVPELLRAGVKVSLGTDGAASNNNLDMFEEMRLAALIHKGVSGDPTAVPAPEALLMATEYGAQSIFLNQVGRLSAGMKADFIAIDIDQPHLLPHTDLLSHAVYSASAKDVEHVWVNGKQVVKHGQCLTLDEEAIRRKAQETFEALLKR from the coding sequence ATGAGCAGCAATAAAACGATTATTAAAGACGGCCGTTTCCTGGTTCCAGGCAGCGACAAGCCGGTTCTGAACGGTTATATGACCATAGAGAATGATCTGATTACTTACATAGGTGAAGCGAAGCCTGTAATCGAAGAGGATGCCCGGGTTATTGACGGCAGCCGTCTGCTGTTTATGCCGGGTCTCGTCAACACCCACGGCCATGCAGCGATGTCCCTGCTGCGCGGGTACGGTGATGATATGGTGCTTCAGGCTTGGCTGCAGGAAAAAATGTGGCCGATGGAAGAGAAATTCACCGGTGAGGATGTGTACTGGGGAACCTCTCTGTCTGTTCTTGAGATGCTGAAGGGCGGCACTACGACCTTCCTTGATATGTATGATCACATGGACCGGGTTGCTGAGGTCACCGAGCAGTCCGGCATCCGCGGCGTGCTGATGCGCGGTGTCATCGGACTCTGTCCGGAAGAGGTCCAGAATCACAAGCTGGCTGAGGCAATTGCTTTTGCCCGTAACTGGCATGGTAAGGCTGACGGCCGAATTACTGCGATGCTCTCGCCGCATGCGCCTTACACCTGTCCTCCGGAGTTTTTCATGAAGTTTGTCCAGGCGGCTCATGATCTTGATCTGCCAATGCACACGCATATGTCCGAAACCCGCCATGAGGTGGAGCAGAATGTGGCCGATTACGGCCTGCGTCCGGTCGCTCATCTGGAGAAGCTGGGAATGTTCACCCGGCCGTCCCTGATCGCCCATGGCGTTCATCTGAATGATGAAGAGATTGAGATTCTGGCCCGCCACAATGTCGGTGTATCCCATAATCCAGGCAGCAACCTGAAGCTGGCCAGCGGAGTAGCCCGTGTTCCTGAGCTGCTCAGAGCAGGAGTTAAGGTCTCCCTGGGTACGGACGGTGCAGCAAGCAACAACAACCTGGATATGTTCGAAGAGATGCGTCTGGCCGCGCTGATTCACAAAGGCGTAAGCGGTGATCCGACAGCAGTACCGGCTCCAGAGGCGCTGCTGATGGCGACCGAATATGGTGCGCAGTCTATTTTCCTGAACCAGGTGGGCAGGCTTTCAGCAGGGATGAAGGCCGACTTCATCGCGATTGATATTGATCAGCCGCATTTGCTCCCGCATACCGATCTTTTGTCCCATGCAGTATATTCAGCCAGTGCCAAGGATGTCGAGCATGTCTGGGTGAACGGCAAACAGGTTGTGAAGCACGGACAATGCCTGACACTCGATGAAGAAGCCATCCGCCGCAAAGCACAGGAAACGTTCGAAGCTCTGCTTAAACGGTAA
- a CDS encoding redox-sensing transcriptional repressor Rex, with amino-acid sequence MKSDKISEAVVRRLPVYLRFLNDLQKREISTVSSQELGQKLDLNPAQIRKDLAYFGDFGRKGIGYDVSYLIEKIRHILKLDQQINVALVGAGNLGHALSNYNAYLKDTMKITAIFDAYEPKVGQQINSLTVQPMSELGDTIRAQGIRIGIITVPDSEAQNVADILVDSGIEAILNFAPVILKTPANIRIHAADFTTDLQSLAYYLHDGKDEAEDEQQ; translated from the coding sequence ATGAAATCGGATAAAATATCGGAGGCCGTCGTCCGCAGACTCCCAGTGTACCTGCGTTTCCTGAACGATCTCCAAAAACGTGAAATCTCTACAGTTTCTTCTCAGGAGCTGGGACAGAAGCTTGATCTTAATCCCGCCCAGATCCGCAAGGACCTGGCTTATTTCGGTGATTTCGGCAGAAAGGGCATCGGTTATGACGTCTCTTATCTGATTGAGAAGATCCGTCATATTCTGAAGCTGGACCAGCAGATTAACGTAGCTCTAGTAGGTGCGGGTAATCTCGGCCACGCCTTGTCGAATTACAATGCCTACTTGAAGGATACGATGAAGATTACAGCTATATTTGATGCTTACGAGCCTAAGGTAGGCCAGCAGATCAACTCGTTGACTGTGCAGCCGATGAGTGAGCTGGGGGATACCATCCGTGCGCAGGGCATCCGTATCGGAATTATTACCGTTCCGGACAGTGAAGCACAGAACGTAGCGGATATTCTGGTGGATTCGGGCATTGAGGCCATCCTCAATTTTGCCCCTGTTATTCTTAAGACTCCGGCTAATATCCGGATTCATGCCGCCGATTTCACCACTGATCTGCAGAGTCTGGCTTATTATTTACATGACGGAAAGGACGAAGCTGAAGATGAGCAGCAATAA
- the dinG gene encoding ATP-dependent DNA helicase DinG — translation MKFAVLDFETTGTQSVGEIIQVGLAIIEEDRSISRVYGSFVKPGAPIPPFITGLTGITDSDVQDAPELDEMMMELVPLLDDVVLVGHNVAFDFHFLQNALDRCGYLPFQGRILDTIDFLKICFPSLTTYQLGAVSSHFGLTHERPHQADSDALATALVLLKCMEELDSLPLLTIQRLNELFADEDSDLAWYFDGLQREREMETFQPEGDLTFYRQLALAVGDWAELAPPRDEGSDNPLQNITFGEYMEEVTKRLKDTLPQYESREAQELMIHEVITALDQDKHLLIEAGTGTGKSLGYLLPAIYHSVRSNQKVMVSTHTINLQDQLRERDIPLLTSVVPFPFKAAIFKGRGHYLCLRKFEHRINKKDFISPREEALTAAQMIVWLTQTETGDDEELNLSGRGGDFWETVASDTDSCLGRSCPWFRKCYYHRAKHEAGISDVVVTNHSKLFADVKAGHQLLPAYEHLIIDEAHHLEDIAGKHLGMQMKYFTVAHTLTRLYKDSRSGQLPALRQTLQSSGSEQASEWSGVIDRIYPDLLTVKESWDTLSDKLFALLPERSDAGAGEAGQLVARLQPGKKPKEWEELAALENTLNLSLSDIIRKGDKMLSEMRDTDSQSSSDSLVTDIGGLFKDLASIREQIRFFMGLNDENIVYWLEGSGNYRGKSLQMYAVPVDVSTQLRELFFDKKRSIILTSATLSVDKSFQFMIDNLGLGEAAEQGRLMTALLPSPFKYREQALLVIPRDFPSVKGSIGDARFVDTLVHSLAETAVATRGRMLVLFTSYKMLRQVYDPLKEALASQDIMVLGQGVEGGSRSKLIRRFQDSSASVLLGTSSFWEGVDIPGEALTCLAIVRLPFQPPNHPLAEAKSELLQAQKKNPFMKLSVPQAVIRFKQGFGRLVRTAQDRGIVIVYDTRVIESYYGKYFLYSLPGPKMEHMLTDQMVPRIAEWLEEGGV, via the coding sequence ATGAAATTTGCCGTGCTTGATTTTGAAACTACGGGAACCCAATCTGTGGGTGAGATCATCCAGGTTGGCCTTGCCATTATAGAAGAAGACAGGTCCATCTCCCGGGTGTATGGTTCCTTTGTCAAGCCCGGAGCACCCATTCCTCCTTTTATTACGGGCTTGACCGGAATTACAGACAGTGATGTGCAGGATGCGCCGGAGCTTGATGAGATGATGATGGAACTGGTGCCTCTGCTCGATGATGTTGTGCTGGTTGGACATAATGTGGCGTTTGATTTTCATTTCTTGCAGAATGCGCTGGACCGCTGCGGCTATTTGCCGTTTCAGGGCCGGATTCTGGATACCATCGATTTTCTCAAAATATGCTTTCCCTCGCTGACTACCTATCAGCTTGGGGCAGTGAGCAGTCATTTCGGCCTTACGCATGAGCGTCCGCATCAGGCGGACAGTGATGCCCTCGCGACGGCGCTTGTGCTGCTGAAATGTATGGAGGAGCTGGACAGCCTGCCTCTCCTGACCATCCAGCGTCTCAATGAGCTGTTCGCCGATGAGGACAGTGACCTGGCCTGGTATTTCGACGGTCTGCAGCGTGAGCGCGAAATGGAGACCTTCCAGCCGGAAGGAGACCTGACCTTCTACCGCCAGCTGGCACTTGCTGTAGGTGACTGGGCAGAGCTGGCTCCGCCGCGAGATGAAGGATCTGACAACCCGCTGCAGAATATTACCTTCGGGGAGTATATGGAAGAGGTAACCAAGCGTCTGAAGGACACCCTTCCGCAGTATGAGAGCCGTGAGGCACAGGAACTGATGATCCATGAGGTCATAACGGCGCTTGATCAGGATAAGCACCTGCTGATTGAAGCGGGCACAGGTACCGGCAAATCGCTGGGGTATCTGCTTCCGGCCATTTATCACAGTGTCCGCAGCAATCAGAAGGTCATGGTCAGCACGCATACGATCAACCTTCAGGATCAGCTGCGTGAGCGCGACATCCCTCTTTTGACGAGTGTTGTGCCATTTCCATTCAAGGCTGCGATCTTTAAGGGAAGAGGGCACTATTTGTGTCTGCGCAAGTTTGAACATAGAATAAATAAAAAGGACTTCATAAGTCCCAGGGAAGAAGCGCTTACCGCTGCTCAGATGATTGTCTGGCTGACCCAAACGGAGACAGGCGATGATGAAGAGCTTAACTTAAGCGGGCGCGGCGGTGACTTCTGGGAGACCGTAGCCAGTGATACCGACTCCTGTCTGGGACGTTCGTGCCCTTGGTTCCGGAAATGTTATTATCACCGGGCTAAACATGAAGCCGGAATTTCCGATGTGGTGGTGACCAATCACTCCAAATTATTTGCAGACGTTAAGGCCGGGCATCAGCTGCTTCCGGCTTACGAGCATCTCATTATAGATGAGGCTCATCATCTGGAGGATATAGCCGGCAAACACCTCGGCATGCAGATGAAATACTTCACCGTAGCGCATACGCTCACCCGCCTGTACAAGGACAGCCGGAGCGGACAGCTGCCTGCTCTGCGCCAGACTCTGCAATCGTCCGGCAGTGAGCAGGCTTCGGAATGGAGCGGCGTCATCGACCGGATCTACCCGGATCTGCTTACCGTTAAGGAGTCCTGGGATACGCTTAGCGATAAGCTCTTCGCCCTGCTGCCTGAACGCAGCGATGCCGGAGCTGGTGAAGCCGGCCAGCTGGTCGCACGCCTGCAGCCGGGCAAGAAGCCCAAAGAGTGGGAGGAGCTGGCTGCCCTGGAGAATACACTCAACCTCAGCCTGAGCGATATCATCCGCAAGGGTGATAAAATGCTTAGTGAGATGCGTGATACGGACAGCCAGTCCTCATCGGACAGCCTCGTGACGGATATCGGCGGGTTGTTCAAGGACCTGGCCTCCATTAGAGAGCAGATCCGATTCTTTATGGGACTGAATGACGAGAATATTGTGTACTGGCTGGAGGGGAGCGGTAATTACCGCGGCAAGTCGCTGCAGATGTATGCCGTTCCGGTGGATGTCAGCACCCAGCTGCGGGAGCTGTTCTTCGACAAGAAGAGGAGTATCATCCTGACCTCGGCCACCTTGTCTGTGGATAAGTCATTCCAGTTCATGATAGATAATCTGGGTCTTGGCGAGGCAGCAGAGCAGGGGCGTCTGATGACAGCACTGCTTCCGTCTCCGTTCAAATACCGCGAACAGGCGCTGCTTGTCATTCCGCGTGATTTCCCGAGCGTCAAGGGAAGCATTGGGGATGCCCGCTTTGTAGATACGCTGGTCCATTCTCTGGCCGAAACTGCAGTGGCCACACGGGGGCGGATGCTCGTACTGTTCACATCCTACAAGATGCTGCGCCAGGTTTATGATCCGCTGAAAGAGGCGTTGGCTTCGCAGGATATCATGGTGCTAGGCCAGGGTGTAGAAGGCGGCAGCCGGAGCAAGCTGATCCGGCGGTTCCAGGACAGTTCGGCGTCTGTCTTGCTCGGTACGAGCAGCTTCTGGGAGGGTGTAGATATTCCCGGGGAGGCTTTGACCTGCCTGGCGATTGTCAGACTGCCCTTCCAGCCGCCAAATCATCCGCTGGCTGAAGCGAAATCAGAGCTGCTGCAGGCACAGAAGAAGAATCCTTTCATGAAGCTGTCTGTCCCGCAGGCCGTGATCCGATTCAAGCAAGGCTTCGGAAGGCTGGTCCGCACCGCACAGGACCGCGGAATTGTTATTGTATATGATACCAGAGTCATTGAATCTTATTATGGGAAGTATTTCCTGTATTCGCTGCCCGGTCCCAAGATGGAGCATATGCTGACTGATCAGATGGTGCCGCGGATTGCAGAGTGGCTGGAAGAAGGCGGGGTTTAA
- a CDS encoding tetratricopeptide repeat protein, with protein sequence MFQHLFAEMNKMLQEISTDYPTAEGARRNDLLSKYNMLHRISDEVMDEWLAFAEKLSQFRDQADFQPQPEQEQEAPEEEAPELAMDAFVRGQGYYKLLMYRKCIEQFKEVTARHPDSLAARLYLAMAYLQEGEAETAWGHLNHMLGLIRETKLKAMIYNALGCIRASQERFNEASELFSLSLLHDPALPEPNVNLEVCRKRGGKLQFGHQLVSLL encoded by the coding sequence GTGTTTCAACATTTATTTGCTGAGATGAACAAGATGCTGCAGGAGATCAGTACTGACTATCCTACTGCGGAGGGTGCCCGCCGCAACGACCTTTTATCCAAATATAATATGCTCCACCGGATCAGCGATGAGGTAATGGATGAATGGCTGGCCTTTGCCGAGAAGCTGAGCCAGTTCCGCGATCAGGCGGATTTCCAGCCGCAACCGGAGCAGGAGCAGGAAGCACCTGAGGAGGAAGCGCCAGAGCTTGCTATGGATGCTTTTGTCAGGGGACAGGGCTATTATAAGCTGCTTATGTACCGCAAATGTATCGAACAGTTCAAGGAAGTCACTGCCCGGCACCCGGACAGTCTGGCTGCCCGCCTGTACCTGGCGATGGCTTACCTGCAGGAAGGCGAAGCGGAGACGGCTTGGGGCCATCTGAATCATATGCTTGGCCTCATCCGTGAAACGAAGCTGAAGGCGATGATCTATAACGCGCTTGGCTGCATCAGAGCCTCCCAGGAACGCTTTAATGAAGCAAGTGAGCTGTTCAGCCTTTCTCTCCTGCATGATCCCGCTCTCCCTGAGCCGAACGTTAATCTGGAGGTTTGCCGCAAGCGGGGCGGAAAGCTTCAATTCGGACATCAGCTGGTCTCGCTTTTATAA
- the panD gene encoding aspartate 1-decarboxylase — protein sequence MFRHMMKSKIHRATVTEANLNYVGSITIDENLMEAADLLENEKVQIVDNNNGSRLETYVIPGPRGSGVICLNGAAARLVQPGDTVIIISYAMLSSEELAAHKPTVVFVDADNQPVKLADHEIHATIA from the coding sequence TTGTTTAGACATATGATGAAATCCAAAATTCACCGTGCTACCGTCACCGAAGCCAATTTAAATTATGTCGGCAGCATTACCATAGATGAGAATCTGATGGAAGCCGCGGATTTGCTGGAGAACGAGAAAGTGCAGATCGTGGATAACAACAATGGTTCCCGGCTGGAAACCTATGTGATCCCGGGGCCGCGCGGCAGCGGCGTTATTTGTCTGAACGGTGCAGCCGCTCGCCTGGTACAGCCGGGGGATACTGTGATCATTATTTCTTACGCCATGCTGTCATCCGAAGAGCTGGCGGCCCACAAGCCGACTGTTGTGTTTGTAGATGCCGACAATCAGCCGGTGAAGCTGGCGGATCATGAGATCCACGCGACGATTGCCTAA